The proteins below come from a single Triticum aestivum cultivar Chinese Spring chromosome 5D, IWGSC CS RefSeq v2.1, whole genome shotgun sequence genomic window:
- the LOC123120441 gene encoding aladin, with protein sequence MPSFPPPGGVTVCEVNRDLVVADSLSEDRAKEAYGDVLGMVFSPIPFQPDDFLAKHEAPAPDEAELAESVPMTSLVSTIAESFKQMLFPSCNPKLLEEFDTQKVSWNPHKHCLAFVSGKDQVTVHDFEDSDGKESCILTSEHQKEVKAIEWRPNSGKMIAVGCKGGICLWSASYPGNVASVKSGVTSSSFGAFPRGSSGHWILVDVLRGSSPELVSALCWKPDGRYLASASCNGQSFTIWDVSQGLGTPIRRGLSSISLVRWSPSGDYFLTAKFDGTFHLWETNTWTSEPWSSSNGYVTGANWDPEGRVALLSFSNSTTLGSVHFSSKPPSLDAHLLPVELPEISSLIVSRGIEKLAWDASGERLALSFKDGNETYQGLVAVYDVRRSPLVSVSLVGFIRGPGEGVKALAFAFHNKFKQGPLLSVCWSSGWCCTYPLILRSH encoded by the exons ATGCCGAGCTTCCCCCCGCCGGGCGGCGTCACCGTCTGCGAGGTCAACCGCGACCTCG TCGTGGCGGACTCCCTGTCGGAGGATCGTGCCAAGGAGGCCTACGGGGATGTCCTC GGGATGGTCTTCAGCCCAATTCCTTTTCAGCCGGATGATTTCCTAGCGAAGCACGAGGCTCCTGCTCCAGACGAAGCTGAGCTCGCTGAGAGTGTCCCCATGACAAGTTTGGTGTCCACCATAGCCGAGTCCTTCAAGCAAATGCTCTTCCCTTCTTGCAAT CCAAAACTGCTAGAAGAATTTGATACCCAGAAAGTAAGCTGGAATCCACACAAACACTGTTTAGCATTTGTATCTGGGAAAGACCAGGTTACGGTCCATGACTTTGAGGATTCAG ATGGTAAAGAATCGTGCATTCTAACAAGTGAACATCAAAAGGAAGTTAAAGCTATTGAATGGAGGCCAAATAGCGGGAAGATGATTGCAGTTGGCTGCAA GGGAGGTATATGCCTCTGGTCAGCATCATATCCTGGCAATGTTGCATCCGTGAAATCTGGTGTCACCTCTTCTTCCTTTGGCGCCTTCCCTAGAGGTTCTAGTGGTCATTGGATTCTGGTGGATGTTCTTCGTGGTTCTTCTCCTGAGCTAGTTAGTGCACTTTGCTGGAAACCTGATGGAAG ATACTTGGCCTCGGCCTCTTGTAATGGCCAGTCATTCACGATTTGGGATGTTTCTCAAG GGTTGGGAACTCCTATACGACGCGGATTGAGTAGCATATCATTGGTGCGGTGGTCACCTAGTGGAGATTACTTTTTGACTGCTAAATT CGATGGAACTTTTCACTTATGGGAAACCAACACATGGACGTCAGAACCCTGGTCTTCATCCAATGGATATGTAACT GGAGCAAACTGGGACCCAGAAGGTCGTGTTGCATTGTTATCCTTTTCTAACTCAACCACACTAGGTTCAGTTCACTTCTCATCAAAGCCACCATCTTTAG ATGCCCATCTCCTACCAGTGGAGCTTCCAGAAATTTCCTCTCTGATTGTTAG TCGAGGCATAGAGAAATTAGCATGGGATGCTTCAGGAGAGCGTCTGGCATTGTCATTCAAAGATGGTAATGAAACATATCAGGGACTTGTTGCTGTCTATGACGTGAGAAGATCTCCGCTTGTGTCAGTTTCGCTGGT TGGATTCATCAGAGGACCTGGAGAGGGCGTGAAGGCGCTCGCGTTCGCCTTCCACAACAAATTCAAGCAAGGACCGCTGCTTTCTGTG TGCTGGAGCAGCGGCTGGTGTTGCACATACCCACTGATACTCCGCTCCCATTAA
- the LOC123120442 gene encoding cysteine protease XCP1: MASPRHLLKLSGALLLLCVGVCVARNSDFSIVGYSEEDLSSIDRLVELFEKWLAKHQKAYASFEEKLHKFEVFKDNLKHIDKINREVTSYWLGLNEFADLTNDEFKAAYLGLNAAPARRGSSRSFRYEDVSASDLPKSVDWRKKGAVTEVKNQGQCGSCWAFSTVAAVEGINAIVTGNLTALSEQELIDCSVDGNSGCNGGLMDYAFSYIASSGGLHTEEAYPYLMEEGSCGDGKKAESEAVTISGFEDVPANDEQALIKALAHQPVSVAIEASGRHFQFYSGGVFDGPCGAQLDHGVAAVGYGSDKGKGHDYIIVRNSWGAEWGEKGYIRMKRGTSNGEGLCGINKMASYPTKDK, translated from the exons ATGGCTTCTCCTCGGCATCTGCTGAAGCTTTCGGGTGCTCTTCTCCTCCTCTGTGTCGGCGTGTGTGTCGCTCGCAACAGTGACTTCTCCATTGTCGGCTACTCGGAGGAGGACCTGTCGTCCATCGACAGACTCGTCGAGCTGTTTGAGAAGTGGCTGGCCAAGCACCAGAAGGCGTACGCGAGCTTCGAGGAGAAGCTGCACAAGTTTGAGGTGTTCAAGGACAACCTGAAGCACATCGACAAGATCAACCGGGAAGTGACCAGCTACTGGCTCGGCCTCAACGAGTTTGCCGACCTCACCAATGACGAGTTCAAGGCCGCCTACCTCGGCCTCAATGCTGCTCCGGCTCGTCGGGGCAGCAGCCGGAGCTTCAGGTACGAGGACGTGAGCGCGAGCGACCTGCCCAAGTCTGTGGACTGGAGGAAGAAGGGCGCGGTGACGGAGGTGAAGAACCAGGGGCAGTGCGGCAGCTGCTGGGCCTTCTCGACGGTGGCGGCAGTGGAAGGGATCAACGCCATTGTGACAGGCAACCTGACCGCGCTGTCGGAGCAGGAGCTCATCGACTGCAGCGTCGATGGCAACAGCGGCTGCAATGGCGGCTTGATGGACTACGCCTTCTCCTACATCGCATCCAGTGGCGGGCTGCACACCGAGGAGGCGTACCCCTACCTCATGGAGGAAGGCAGCTGCGGCGACGGTAAGAAGGCAGAGTCCGAGGCGGTGACGATCAGCGGCTTCGAGGACGTGCCCGCTAATGACGAGCAGGCACTGATCAAGGCTCTCGCCCACCAGCCCGTCTCTGTCGCCATCGAGGCCTCCGGCAGGCACTTCCAGTTCTACAGCGGG GGAGTTTTCGATGGTCCTTGCGGCGCGCAGCTAGATCACGGCGTGGCGGCAGTGGGATACGGGTCGGACAAGGGGAAGGGCCACGACTACATCATCGTGAGGAACTCGTGGGGTGCGGAGTGGGGCGAGAAGGGTTATATCAGGATGAAGAGGGGCACCAGCAACGGCGAGGGCCTCTGCGGCATCAACAAGATGGCCTCCTACCCAACCAAGGACAAGTAA